A window of the Streptomyces sp. NBC_00454 genome harbors these coding sequences:
- a CDS encoding ATP-dependent 6-phosphofructokinase: MRIGVLTAGGDCPGLNAVIRSVVHRAVVGHGDEVIGFEDGFKGLLDGNYRPLDINAVSGILARGGTILGSARMERARLHEAAENATELAKTYGIDALIPIGGEGTLTAARMLSDAGMPVVGVPKTIDNDISSTDRTFGFDTAVMVATEAIDRLKTTAESHQRVMVVEVMGRHAGWIALESGMAGGAHGICLPERPFEVDALVKMVEERFARGKKFAVICVAEGAHPGEGSMPYEKGAIDQYGHERFAGIGNRLAVELERRLGKEARPVILGHVQRGGTPTAYDRVLATRFGWHAVEAVHRADFGNMTALRGTDIVMAPLADAVTELKTVPEDRMYEAESVF, from the coding sequence ATGCGTATCGGAGTTCTCACCGCAGGCGGCGACTGTCCGGGCCTGAATGCTGTCATCCGGTCGGTCGTACACCGTGCCGTGGTCGGGCACGGGGACGAGGTCATCGGCTTCGAGGACGGCTTCAAGGGCCTCCTCGACGGCAACTACCGCCCCCTCGACATCAACGCCGTCAGTGGCATCCTCGCCCGGGGCGGCACCATTCTCGGTTCAGCCCGGATGGAGCGCGCGCGCCTCCACGAAGCAGCCGAGAACGCCACCGAATTGGCGAAGACCTACGGCATCGACGCCCTGATCCCGATCGGCGGCGAGGGCACCCTGACGGCCGCCCGGATGCTGTCGGACGCCGGCATGCCCGTCGTCGGCGTGCCGAAGACCATCGACAACGACATCTCCTCCACCGACCGCACCTTCGGCTTCGACACCGCCGTCATGGTCGCCACCGAGGCCATCGACCGCCTCAAGACCACCGCCGAGTCGCACCAGCGGGTCATGGTCGTCGAGGTCATGGGCCGCCACGCGGGCTGGATCGCCCTGGAGTCCGGCATGGCCGGCGGTGCCCACGGGATCTGTCTGCCGGAGCGCCCCTTCGAGGTGGACGCCCTGGTCAAGATGGTGGAGGAACGTTTCGCCCGCGGTAAGAAGTTCGCCGTCATCTGCGTGGCCGAAGGCGCGCATCCGGGTGAGGGGTCCATGCCGTACGAGAAGGGCGCGATCGACCAGTACGGCCACGAGCGCTTCGCCGGCATCGGCAACCGCCTCGCCGTCGAACTGGAGCGGCGCCTGGGCAAGGAAGCCCGCCCCGTCATCCTCGGCCACGTCCAGCGCGGCGGCACCCCGACCGCCTACGACCGCGTGCTCGCGACCCGCTTCGGCTGGCACGCCGTCGAGGCCGTCCACCGCGCGGACTTCGGCAACATGACCGCCCTGCGCGGCACCGACATCGTCATGGCCCCGCTGGCCGACGCCGTCACCGAGCTGAAGACCGTGCCCGAGGACCGCATGTACGAGGCCGAGTCGGTCTTCTAA
- a CDS encoding helix-turn-helix domain-containing protein yields the protein MAPGHVAYGLRAQYGLIVTPETVMGWERGEISPTSAEVTALAGVLWCAPGELLAEPVTLREHRISRGLAADDLARRIGLDTNSYQKMEDTGRWKGNERQSAALATVLGLSLAQFVTATGKDEELADMLRSAATTRWQAYAKPLSKLLPVPKAHLERVLEQLHGEYQSKMVATLSWGGGEGQAGSGDAGRQFLADIVDRFWSVAGGAS from the coding sequence ATGGCGCCCGGCCATGTCGCTTATGGCCTGCGCGCGCAGTACGGACTGATCGTCACGCCCGAGACCGTGATGGGGTGGGAGCGTGGCGAGATATCGCCGACCTCCGCCGAAGTCACGGCCCTCGCCGGCGTGCTCTGGTGCGCCCCCGGCGAACTGCTCGCCGAGCCGGTCACCCTGCGGGAGCACCGGATCTCCAGGGGTCTGGCCGCGGACGATCTGGCCCGGCGCATCGGCCTGGACACGAACTCGTACCAGAAGATGGAGGACACCGGCCGCTGGAAGGGCAACGAGCGGCAGTCCGCCGCCCTGGCGACGGTGCTCGGACTGAGCCTTGCCCAGTTCGTGACGGCGACCGGCAAGGACGAGGAACTGGCCGACATGCTGCGCAGCGCGGCGACCACCCGCTGGCAGGCGTACGCGAAGCCGCTGTCCAAGCTGCTGCCGGTGCCCAAGGCCCACCTGGAGCGGGTACTGGAGCAGCTGCACGGCGAATACCAGTCGAAGATGGTGGCCACCCTGAGCTGGGGCGGCGGGGAGGGCCAGGCCGGCAGCGGTGACGCGGGGCGCCAGTTCCTCGCCGACATCGTGGACCGCTTCTGGTCCGTCGCAGGCGGTGCGTCGTAG
- a CDS encoding MerR family transcriptional regulator codes for MRIGELAERAGISTRTLRYYESRGLLPARRDGNGYRTYDEDDLRLLREIRTLQDFGFELEETRPFVECLRAGHPAGDSCPASLVVYRRKLDELDALLGRLTQVRDQVAGQLAEAEAEAAARPRCELTG; via the coding sequence ATGCGAATCGGCGAACTGGCCGAGCGGGCGGGCATCAGCACCCGGACGCTCCGGTACTACGAGTCACGGGGGCTGCTGCCCGCGCGGCGTGACGGCAACGGCTACCGCACCTACGACGAGGACGACCTGCGGCTGCTTCGCGAGATCCGCACGCTCCAGGACTTCGGCTTCGAGCTGGAGGAGACCCGCCCGTTCGTGGAATGCCTGCGGGCCGGGCATCCGGCGGGCGACTCCTGCCCGGCCTCGCTCGTCGTCTACCGCCGCAAACTCGACGAGCTGGACGCCCTGCTCGGCCGGCTCACGCAGGTGCGCGACCAGGTGGCGGGCCAGCTGGCCGAAGCCGAGGCCGAAGCGGCGGCGCGGCCCAGATGCGAACTGACCGGCTGA
- the trxA gene encoding thioredoxin, with the protein MKAHGVAEVTDADFEAEVLGERGRPVLVEFTADWCGPCRQLAPVLSAIAAEEAERLKVVQIDADSNPATLVRYGVLSMPTLLVFRDGEPVQQMVGARAKRKLLQELEEHMARAAAPAAATASA; encoded by the coding sequence ATGAAGGCTCACGGTGTGGCAGAAGTGACCGACGCCGACTTCGAGGCGGAGGTGCTCGGCGAGCGCGGCCGGCCCGTTCTCGTGGAGTTCACCGCGGACTGGTGCGGCCCGTGCCGCCAGCTCGCGCCCGTCCTGTCCGCGATCGCCGCCGAGGAGGCCGAGCGGCTCAAGGTCGTCCAGATCGACGCGGACAGCAACCCCGCCACCCTCGTGCGGTACGGGGTGCTGTCCATGCCGACCCTGCTCGTCTTCCGCGACGGCGAGCCCGTCCAGCAGATGGTCGGGGCCCGCGCCAAGCGCAAGCTCCTCCAGGAGCTGGAGGAGCACATGGCGCGGGCGGCGGCCCCGGCCGCCGCTACGGCATCGGCCTGA